The Anolis carolinensis isolate JA03-04 chromosome 1, rAnoCar3.1.pri, whole genome shotgun sequence genome window below encodes:
- the LOC100555436 gene encoding zinc finger protein 658, producing MESTFLQFEPTAGSNQKGKNMNQVSILELNVHNAVDMEERAYKCIECGKSFSQHGKLKRHQRTHTGEKPYNCLECGQSFARSSNLHRHQRTHTGEKPYNCLECGQSFTQKGHLHSHQRTHTGEKPYTCRKCGQSFTRSSGLHSHQWTHTGEKPYECLDCGQSFTHRSSLHSHQRTHTGEKPYNCLECGQTFAHSSGLRLHQRTHTGVKPFNCLECGQSFADSSGLHIHQRTHTGEKPYNCLECEQSFTTSGNLRRHQRTHTGEKPFTCLECGHTFSDSGELRSHQRTHTGEKPFNCLECGQSFTTSGNLCSHQRTHTGEKPYKCLECGQSFTQKGHLHSHQRTHTGEKPYKCLDCGQSFTHSSGLHSHQRTHTGEKPYNCLECGQSFAHSSGLRKHQRTHTGEKPFKCLECGQSFAESGRLRSHQRTHTGEKPYNCLECGQRFAYSSGLHRHQRTHTGEKSYECLECGQSFTRRETLRIHQRTHTGEKPYECLECGQSFTRKGTLHIHQRTHTGESPLLLRSYIHGQ from the coding sequence atggaatctactttcctgcaatttgaacccactgctgggagtaatcagaaagggaaaaacatgaATCAGGTGTCCATATTGGAATTAAATGTCCATAACgctgttgacatggaggagagagcatataaatgtatcgaatgtggaaagagctttagtcagcatggaaagctgaagagacatcaaaggactcacactggggagaaaccctataattgcctggagtgtggacagagcttcgctcgtagttcaaatctacatagacatcaaaggactcacactggggagaaaccctataactgcctggagtgtggacaaagctttactcagaagggacacttacattcacatcaaaggactcacactggggagaaaccctatacgtgCCGgaagtgtggacagagctttactcgtagttcaggtctacattcacatcaatggactcacactggggagaaaccctatgaatgcctagattgtggacagagcttcactcatcgttcaagtctacattcacatcaaagaactcacactggggagaaaccctataattgcctggagtgtggacagacctttgctcatagttcaggactacgtttacatcaaaggactcacactggggtgAAACCctttaactgcctggagtgtggacaaagctttgctgatagttcaggtctacatatacatcaaaggactcacactggggagaaaccctataactgcctggagtgtgaacagagcttcactaCAAGTGGAAATCTACGTAGACAtcagaggactcacactggggagaaaccctttacatgcctggagtgtggacatacCTTCAGTGATAGTGGAGagctacgttcacatcaaagaactcacactggggagaaaccctttaactgcctggagtgtggacagagcttcactacAAGTGGAAATctatgttcacatcaaagaactcacactggggagaaaccctataaatgcctggagtgtggacaaagctttactcagaagggacacttacattcacatcaaaggactcacactggcgagaaaccctataaatgcctggattgtggacagagcttcactcatagttctggcctacattcacatcaaaggactcacactggggagaaaccctataactgcctggagtgtggacagagctttgcccatagttcaggcctacgtaaacatcaaaggacacacactggggagaaaccctttaaatgcctggagtgtggacagagctttgctgaaAGTGGacgcctacgttcacatcagaggactcatactggggagaaaccctataactgtttggagtgtggacagagattCGCTTATAGTTCAggtctacatagacatcaaaggactcacactggggagaaatcctatgaatgcctggagtgtggacagagctttactcggaGGGAAACTCTACgtatacatcaaaggactcatactggggagaaaccctatgaatgcctggagtgtggacagagctttactcggaAAGGAACTTTACatatacatcaaaggactcacactggggagagtCCTTTGTTGCTTAGGTCCTATATACATGGGCAGTAG
- the LOC103277488 gene encoding zinc finger protein 239-like — protein METTLLQFEPTAVSNQKGENKNQVSILELNEHNTVDMEEKAYKCIECGKSFSQHGKLKAHQRIHTGEKPYKCLECGQGFAHSSGLCSHQRTHTGEKPYNCLECGQSFTHSSTLRKHQRTHTGEKPFKCLECGQSFAHGSDLRSHQRTHTGEKPYHCLECGQGFADSSGLHRHQRTHTGEKPFKCLECGMSFTTSGNLCSHQRTHTGEKPYTCQECGMSFTNSGNLRRHQRTHTGEKPYKCLECGMSFTNSANLCLHQRTHTGEKPYTCRECGQSFARSGTLRLHQRTHTGEKPYTCQECGQSFAQSRNLSSHQRTHTGEKP, from the coding sequence atggaaactACTttgctgcaatttgaacccactgctgtgagtaatcagaaaggggaaaacaagaatcaagtgtccaTATTGGAATTAAATGAACATAAcactgttgacatggaggagaaagcatataaatgtattgaatgtggaaagagctttagtcagcacGGAAAGCTGAAggcacatcaaaggattcacactggggagaaaccctataaatgcctggagtgtggacagggcttcgctcatagttcaggtctatgttcacatcaaaggactcacactggggagaaaccctataactgcctggagtgtggacagagcttcactcatagttcaactctacgtaaacatcaaagaactcacactggggagaaaccctttaaatgcctggagtgtggacagagcttcgctcatgGTTCagacctacgttcacatcaaagaactcacactggggagaaaccttaccactgcctggaatgtggacaaggcttcgctgatagttcaggtctacatagacatcaaaggactcacactggggagaaaccctttaaatgcctggagtgtggaatgaGCTTCACCACTAGTGGAAATctatgttcacatcaaaggactcatactggagagaaaccctatacatgccaggagtgtggaatgAGCTTCACTAATAGTGGaaatctacgtagacatcaaaggactcacactggagagaaaccctataaatgcctggagtgtggaatgaGCTTCACTAATAGTGCAAATCTatgtttacatcaaaggactcatactggagagaaaccctatacatgccgggaatgtggacagagctttgctcgaaGTGGAactctacgtttacatcaaaggactcatactggagagaaaccctatacatgccaagagtgtggacagagctttgctcagagtagAAACCTAAGttctcatcaaaggactcacactggggaaaaaccataa